Proteins encoded by one window of Bacillota bacterium:
- a CDS encoding glycosyltransferase family 4 protein, translating to MRVLFVNSRREWQLEWGGDSTQVVQTRRALERLGVCVDVAEGELRLSDLAAYDLVHVFNIQTALTGLRDVLAAKEAGNPIALSPIYWDMRHLERDATKLFPRGWSLMADLLGRLHWRALYTARTLKAAPRRRRVHRAAKQMLALADVLLPNSYAEMEALVWTFNAASLRQKAFVVPNAADVLPPQPSDRPAGLRLPGEYVLEVGRLEPTKGQMALLQALADVPSIPLVFVGRGQETVYGRECVRLGSIRGNTFFLGEIPRHQLGYIYECAKVHALPSLRESPGLATLEAAAHGANCVVSIHGPVLEYFGQDAWYCDPSDIRSIRSAVLAAWAAPRTGNLRQKVLTRFTWHKAAEMTLAAYRWLLGLGDSRDDRALGHGDAAW from the coding sequence ATGAGGGTTCTCTTCGTCAACTCCAGGCGTGAATGGCAGTTGGAGTGGGGTGGCGACAGCACCCAAGTCGTGCAAACGCGGCGGGCGCTGGAGAGGCTTGGCGTCTGCGTGGACGTTGCAGAAGGCGAGCTGCGCCTGTCAGACCTCGCGGCTTACGACCTCGTCCACGTTTTCAATATCCAGACGGCCCTGACCGGGCTGAGGGACGTGCTGGCTGCGAAAGAAGCGGGCAACCCGATAGCTCTGTCACCCATCTACTGGGATATGCGCCACTTGGAAAGGGACGCCACCAAGCTCTTTCCCCGTGGTTGGAGCCTCATGGCCGATTTGCTTGGGAGGCTTCACTGGCGAGCACTCTACACAGCCCGCACGCTCAAAGCGGCTCCGCGACGCCGGCGAGTGCACCGAGCAGCGAAACAGATGCTGGCGCTGGCCGACGTCCTCCTGCCGAACTCGTACGCGGAGATGGAGGCTCTGGTCTGGACTTTCAACGCCGCCTCGCTTCGCCAGAAAGCCTTCGTGGTTCCGAATGCCGCGGACGTCCTCCCGCCACAGCCGTCCGATCGGCCGGCAGGCCTCCGGCTGCCCGGGGAGTACGTCCTGGAGGTGGGCCGCTTGGAGCCTACGAAGGGTCAGATGGCTCTCCTCCAGGCGCTGGCCGATGTCCCCAGTATCCCGCTGGTATTCGTGGGCCGAGGGCAGGAGACGGTGTACGGCCGGGAGTGCGTGCGGCTTGGCTCCATTCGCGGCAATACCTTTTTCCTCGGGGAGATACCGCGTCACCAGCTGGGATACATCTACGAGTGCGCGAAGGTGCACGCGCTGCCGAGCCTACGCGAAAGCCCCGGACTTGCCACACTCGAGGCAGCGGCTCACGGGGCCAACTGCGTGGTCAGCATCCATGGCCCCGTTCTCGAGTATTTCGGACAAGATGCGTGGTACTGCGACCCTTCGGACATACGATCGATCCGCTCCGCCGTGCTGGCTGCATGGGCGGCGCCGAGGACAGGGAACCTCCGTCAGAAAGTCTTGACCCGTTTCACATGGCACAAGGCCGCGGAGATGACACTCGCTGCGTACCGGTGGTTGTTAGGGTTGGGTGATTCGCGCGACGACCGGGCTTTGGGGCACGGGGACGCAGCTTGGTAG